The proteins below come from a single Faecalibaculum rodentium genomic window:
- a CDS encoding iron-containing alcohol dehydrogenase, translating into MTQNYEPQLVTGPGSLQELPLLLQGQKVLLVHGHRPVEDGLLQKVRVLLEQHGIARENMGQILPDPTFKSVKRGISLCRKTGCTMVLSLGGGSTLQCARGIALGVPYKGKIKDFWNGKKKPKKALAVAAVLTDPATGDELSDSCTLVKKGKQKKFRSPMLTCRFAILDPEQSQYPPYPTMNQGFVLVARLFACALDARDRQLPACREIMDGLLESIQGLETDIHNMEARTGLYKAGVQVHRLPVSDKSGLTTLAGDLAFACSLPLGTALSALFPAWWDVMMQKNPAQMQRISHILLGCGAQQGRQRMLSLISEMNLAASLPEAGLELTASDIKGLTEDSMLRTVLQKAARD; encoded by the coding sequence ATGACACAGAATTATGAACCGCAGCTTGTAACAGGTCCTGGATCCCTGCAGGAGCTGCCACTGCTGCTGCAGGGACAGAAGGTCCTGCTGGTGCACGGTCACCGACCAGTGGAAGACGGTCTGCTGCAAAAAGTCCGGGTATTGCTGGAACAACATGGAATTGCCCGGGAAAATATGGGACAGATCCTGCCGGATCCCACGTTCAAGTCCGTGAAACGCGGGATCAGCCTGTGCCGGAAAACCGGCTGCACCATGGTCCTGTCCCTGGGCGGGGGCAGTACCCTGCAGTGCGCAAGAGGAATTGCCCTGGGAGTGCCGTACAAAGGAAAAATCAAAGATTTCTGGAATGGGAAAAAGAAACCGAAGAAGGCCTTGGCAGTAGCGGCGGTGCTGACAGATCCTGCCACCGGGGATGAACTCAGTGACAGCTGCACTCTGGTGAAAAAAGGAAAACAGAAAAAGTTCCGTTCACCCATGCTGACGTGCCGGTTTGCCATTCTGGATCCGGAACAGTCGCAATATCCGCCGTATCCGACGATGAATCAGGGATTTGTACTGGTGGCCAGGCTGTTTGCCTGTGCACTCGATGCCCGGGACCGGCAGCTGCCTGCATGCAGGGAGATCATGGACGGGCTGCTGGAAAGCATACAGGGGCTGGAAACAGACATCCACAACATGGAAGCCAGAACCGGCCTGTATAAAGCCGGGGTACAGGTCCACAGACTCCCGGTATCCGACAAAAGCGGGCTGACAACCCTGGCAGGAGATCTGGCCTTTGCCTGTTCCCTGCCCCTGGGAACTGCCTTGTCCGCACTGTTTCCTGCCTGGTGGGATGTCATGATGCAGAAAAACCCGGCGCAGATGCAGCGGATCAGTCATATTCTGCTGGGCTGCGGGGCGCAACAGGGCCGCCAGCGGATGCTGAGCCTGATTTCTGAGATGAACCTGGCTGCTTCCCTGCCAGAAGCGGGTCTGGAGCTGACTGCCAGTGACATCAAAGGGCTGACTGAGGATTCGATGCTGCGTACCGTGCTGCAAAAGGCAGCCAGGGACTGA